One genomic region from Strix uralensis isolate ZFMK-TIS-50842 chromosome 19, bStrUra1, whole genome shotgun sequence encodes:
- the BPTF gene encoding nucleosome-remodeling factor subunit BPTF isoform X15, translated as MRGRRGRPPKQQQPAAATAQASSPAPPAPAGPIGGLRSRQRGSSRGRWATSAQAETAGPKQKGAGAAQASSPATASPRGGSKRKGGSGSSSTPGGGGSSGKGRGRAGAGGAGGGGGGGSCNSQGRAASSRRSISKVVYDDHESEEEEESMVSEEEEEGDPEDNQDSEEEEEEEIMEEEDDDDSDYPEEMEDEDDASYCTESSFRSHSTYSSTPGRRRQRVHRPRSPILEEKDIPPLEFPKSSEDLMVPSEHIMNVIAIYEVLRNFGTVLRLSPFRFEDFCAALVSQEQCTLMAEMHIVLLKAVLREEDTSNTTFGPADLKDSVNSTLYFIDGMTWPEVLRVYCESDKEYHHVLPYQETEDYPYGPVENKIKVLQFLVDQFLTTNIAREELMSEGVIQYDDHCRVCHKLGDLLCCETCSAVYHLECVKPPLEEVPEDEWQCEVCVAHKVPGVTDCVAEIQKNKPYIRHEPIGYDRHRRKYWFLNRRIIIEEDSESEKDKKIWYYSTKIQLAELIECLDKDYWEADLCKTLEEMREEIHRHMDVTEDLTNKARGNNKSFLSAANDEILDIIRARKGEIVEDKNTADDEAEKAKSDIDNDQTDAERGKEESGDQDKTEETPTEQDAEKVKTEEATVVGDKSNSVTSSTDDSNTNPSAGETSCSEGKNAMGCQSETLDSNNVAEKKVASELPQELSEETGQMIPSNSSSASAAPLQSDVENSNSSELGSGQNDSIKTPDDAENAERGSQTSEDIGEKSNGERSDSPGAGKGTPGSTRMLTRLRNPDSKLSQMKSQQVAAAAHEANKLYKEGREVCAHLGKLKEVLVVNSQGEVSRMNTKKEVVMKGNINNYFKLGQEGKYRVYHNQYATNSFALNKHQHREDHDKRRHLSHKFCLTPAGEFKWNGSVHGSKVLTISTLRLTIIQLENNIPASFLHPNWASHRSNWIKAVQMCSKPREFALALAILECAIKPVVMLPIWRESLGHTRLRRMTAIEREEKEKVKKKERKQEEEETMQQATWVKYTFPVKHQVWKQKGEEYRVTGYGGWSWISKTHVHRFMPKLPGNTNANYRKLLPTKSEDEKCNLDKRKGPIKVKIEKDRTKDSHDLQAKDKADVSETLEKVQVKEEKSREEKVEVDTISESLDHAKDKVEKEIDGENDKIIKEEPMDVDDVKIESPIKDEDSHCKLDIINVSEGFHLRTCYKRKVKSSKLDGLLERRIKQFTLEEKQRLERMKLEASAKTVGIRSVSPQKNIDELQMRKVKEGSQFDMSSQDQTYISDKTQTEDAEQDCLPIPKTGELDESSLPLTSRLSKRESQLLDEGSSQSSEGESSIQNDSKENNPEPMTADKCQGQEALGESENSSVDGLKQTNAEGRIKWDVTERSEKPSKQKLPITRVSQRERENLEPVIAERSCRKDGLAVLEKTDSEGNSEQQSKDPENNCMIKSHIEPTSSQESEMEEETAPGKTESKSENKVIFHQKSVSKDLEPFKTELISEKNLESQTLEHMDGAEVDEDLLSSKVTEANGQKKGQELKVETGTINKYLDQTNRNSVTDKKNNKDEETETDLGKEKSAFQMNGKDSDVKVLSNDDCLVKDTCETKAGGDIEPKVNNINKSIPEHEIKPLSFKESPVKPFMNGDIMTEDTKDKNNLDPKSRLQSSPEFESGEGLQPPGEVPNYVQKTEEKQLYPERSAFVGTASTPAHTVCKENNLNNETESMETEAIEDKKSAPSPVTSCEESSLSSDFADQNGVQTYKMENINGESKTKTVITEVTTTTSTVSTESKTVFKVAETVASNDEKTTVVSSTENCAISTVTTTTTVTKLSTPATDSNVDVISVQEHSKTVVTTTVTDSLTTPEGTLVTSMTVSKEYSTKDKVKLMKFARPKKTRSGTALPSYRKFVTKSSKKSIFVLPNDDLKKLARKGGIREVPYFNYNAKPALDIWPYPSPRPTFGITWRYRLQTVKSLAGVSLMLRLLWACLKWDDMAAKAPPGGGTTRTETSETEITTTEIIKRRDVGPYGIRSEYCIRKIICPIGVPEAPKETPTPQRKGLRSSALRPKRPETPKQTGPVIIESWVAEEELELWEIRAFAERVEKEKAQAVEQQAKKRLEQQKQIPAAGVAPAVTTASSTATTVSTPQKVVVGPLAGPVPTGTKVVLTTKVGSPATVTFQQNKNFHQTFATWVKQGQSSSATSTAATSATTIASTGQTFQISGSPVTMAGKVITKLPLPANSKIVAVNVPSTQGGVVQVQQKVLGIIPSTTGASQTFTSFQPRTATVTIRPNTTGTLGTTSTSQVVQGTPLRPGMTVIRTPLQQSTLGKTIIRTPVVVQQGQTQQVVTQIIRGQPVSTAVSSTSTASSSAGQKTVTSPGTPPQQIQPQTTSQPPRPQQGQVKLTMAQLTQLTQGQGGSQGLTVVIQGQGQTTGQLQLIPQGVTVIPGPGQQLMQAAMPNGTIQRFLFTPLPAAATTASTTTTTVSTSTSATGEQKQGLQAQPTSALPLTQPQSQSQPQAQPQGQNQSTQPVPLAQSQAPQPALQPETQTQPESQTPASVDSPVTPEAQSSKSPVQSPAQTQAQGQSPVQVQSQPQTAILPQGQSQVQPQQPAQVQTTTQQQIQMQPHAPIQIQAQLQQSQPQVVMKQNAVIEHLKQKKTLTPAEREENQRMIVCNQVMKYILDKIDKEEKQAAKKRKREESVEQKRSKQNATKLSALLFKHKEQLKAEILKKRALLDKDLQIEVQEELKKDLTKIKKEKEKAQAAAAAAAAAAAAAAAAAAAPPPPPPPLPPPPPQQHAASVTSSSSTTVPMPVSSQKRKRDEEKDSSASKSKKKKMISTTSKETKKDTKLYCICKTPYDESKFYIGCDLCTNWYHGECVGITEKEAKKMDVYICNDCKRAQEGSSEELYCICRTPYDESQFYIGCDRCQNWYHGRCVGILQSEADLIDEYVCPQCQSTEDAMTVLSPLTDKDYEGLRRVLRSLQAHKMAWPFLEPVDPNDAPDYYGVIKEPMDLATMEERILKRYYKKVTEFVADMTKIFDNCRYYNPSDSPFYQCAEVLESFFVQKLKGFKASRSHNNKLQSTAS; from the exons GTAGGAGAAGACAAAGAGTGCATCGTCCTCGTTCTCCAATATTGGAAGAAAAAGATATCCCACCCTTGGAGTTTCCTAAATCCTCAGAGGACTTAATGGTGCCTAGTGAGCATATAATGAATGTTATTGCCATCTATGAGGTACTAAGGAACTTTGGCACTGTTTTACGCCTCTCTCCTTTTCGTTTTGAGGACTTCTGTGCTGCTCTGGTAAGTCAAGAGCAGTGCACACTTATGGCAGAGATGCATATAgtgcttttaaaagcagttttacgTGAAGAAGACACTTCAAATACTACCTTTGGACCTGCTGACCTCAAAGATAGCGTTAATTCCACTTTGTATTTCATAGATGGAATGACGTGGCCAGAGGTTCTGCGGGTATATTGTGAGAGTGACAAGGAATACCATCATGTTCTTCCTTACCAAGAGACAGAGGACTATCCTTATGGACCAGTAGAGAATAAAATCAAAGTTCTGCAGTTCTTAGTGGATCAGTTTCTTACAACAAACATTGCACGTGAAGAGTTAATGTCAGAAGGTGTTATTCAGTATGATGATCATTGTAGGGTTTGTCACAAACTTGGGGATTTGCTTTGCTGTGAAACTTGCTCAGCTGTGTACCATTTGGAGTGCGTGAAACCACCTCTTGAAGAGGTACCAGAAGATGAATGGCAGTGTGAGGTCTGCGTAGCACATAAGGTGCCTGGAGTAACTGACTGTGTTGCTGAAATCCAAAAAAATAAACCATACATTCGACATGAACCTATTGGATATGACAGGCATAGACGAAAATATTGGTTCCTGAACAGAAGAATCATAAT AGAGGAAGATTCAGAAAGTGAGAAGGATAAGAAAATCTGGTACTATAGCACAAAGATACAGCTGGCAGAGTTAATTGAATGCCTAGACAAAGATTACTGGGAAGCTGACCTATGCAAAACTCTGGAAGAAATGCGTGAAGAAATTCATCGGCACATGGATGTGACAGAAGACCTTACTAATAAAGCAAGGGGCAACAACAAGTCTTTCCTTTCTGCAGCAAACG ATGAAATCTTGGACATTATCAGagcaagaaaaggagaaatagtGGAAGACAAAAACACAGCAGATGATGAAGCAGAAAAGGCCAAAAGTGACATTGATAATGACCAGACAGATGCTGAGAGAGGCAAGGAAGAATCTGGAGACCAAGATAAAACTGAGGAAACACCCACTGAGCAAGATGCggaaaaagtgaaaacagaag AGGCAACAGTCGTTGGGGATAAAAGTAACTCTGTGACATCAAGCACTGATGACAGCAACACAAATCCTTCTGCAGGAGAGACTAGTTGCTCTGAAGGCAAGAACGCAATGGGGTGTCAGTCAGAAACCCTTGATAGCAACAACGTGGCAGAGAAGAAGGTGGCATCAGAGCTCCCTCAGGAACTCTCAG AAGAAACTGGTCAGATGATCCCTAGCAACAGTAGCAGTGCATCTGCTGCACCTCTACAGTCAGATGTTGAAAACAGCAACAGTAGTGAGTTGGGCTCTGGGCAGAATGACTCCATTAAGACACCTGATGATGCTGAAAATGCAGAGAGGGGATCCCAGACTTCAGAGGACatag GAGAGAAATCTAATGGCGAAAGAAGTGATTCTCCAGGCGCAGGAAAAGGCACGCCAGGTTCGACGCGAATGCTCACAAGATTACGAAATCCAGATAGCAAGTTGAGCCAGATGAAAAGCCAGCAggttgctgctgcagcacatgaAGCAAATAAGTTATATAAAGAAGGCAGAGAGGTTTGTGCACATCTTGGAAAACTCAAAGAA GTCCTGGTGGTCAACTCTCAAGGTGAAGTTTCCCGAATGAACACAAAGAAGGAAGTTGTGATGAAAGGAAATATCaacaattatttcaaattagGGCAAGAGGGGAAGTATCGTGTTTATCATAATCAGTATGCCACGAATTCATTCGCACTGAACAAGCACCAGCACAGGGAGGACCATGACAAGAGACGACATCTCTCACATAAATTCTGTCTGACTCCTGCTGGAGAGTTCAAATGGAATGGGTCTGTACATGGGTCCAAAGTTCTTACCATATCCACTTTGAGGCTAACTATTATTCAGCTAGAAAACAATATCCCAGCGTCGTTCCTTCACCCTAACTGGGCTTCCCACAG GTCTAACTGGATTAAGGCTGTTCAGATGTGCAGCAAACCTAGAGAATTTGCACTAGCGCTGGCTATATTGGAATGTGCAATTAAACCAGTTGTCATGCTGCCAATCTGGCGGGAATCGTTGGGGCACactag ATTACGCAGAATGACAGCaatagaaagagaagaaaaggagaaagtgaaaaaaaaagagagaaaacaagaagaagaagaaacaatgcAGCAAGCAACGTGGGTGAAATATACATTTCCTGTCAAGCATCAG gtTTGGAAGCAAAAAGGAGAGGAATATAGAGTAACAGGATATGGTGGCTGGAGCTGGATTAGTAAAACACATGTCCACAGGTTTATGCCCAAACTGCCTGGAAATACTAACGCAAATTACAGAAAGTTGCTACCAA CTAAGAGCGAAGATGAAAAATGCAACTTGGATAAACGAAAAGGTCCAATTAAGGTAAAAATAGAGAAAGACAGAACAAAGGATTCTCATGATCTGCAAGCAAAAGACAAAGCAGATGTTTCAGAAACCTTGGAGAAAGtacaagtgaaagaagaaaagtcaCGTGAAGAAAAAGTAGAAGTTGATACAATTTCTGAAAGCTTAGATCATGCAAAAGACAAAG TGGAAAAGGAAATTGATGGTGAAAATGATAAAATCATCAAGGAAGAACCTATGGATGTAGATGATGTGAAAATTGAGTCCCCCATAAAAGATGAGGATAGTCATTGTAAGCTGGATATAATCAATGTTAGTGAGGGATTTCATTTAAGGACTTGCtacaaaaggaaagtaaaatcaTCAAAATTAGATGGACTACTTGAGAGGCGAATAAAACAATTtacactggaagaaaaacaacGTCTAGAAAGGATGAAACTGGAGGCTAGTGCTAAAACTGTAGGCATTCGATCGGTGAGCCCCCAGAAAAACATAGATGAGCTACAAATGAGAAAAGTAAAAGAAGGAAGCCAGTTTGACATGTCTTCCCAAGATCAAACCTATATTTCAGATAAGACCCAAACGGAAGATGCAGAACAAGACTGCTTGCCGATCCCCAAAACTGGTGAGCTAGATGAATCCTCTTTGCCTTTGACAAGCAGGCTATCAAAAAGAGAAAGCCAGCTACTGGATGAAGGCTCATCTCAATCCTCTGAAGGTGAAAGCTCCATTCAGAATGATAGTAAAGAAAACAACCCTGAACCTATGACTGCTGATAAGTGTCAAGGACAAGAGGCTCTTGGAGAGTCTGAGAATTCCTCTGTGGATGGCTTGAAACAAACAAACGCAGAAGGTAGAATCAAATGGGATGTTACGGAAAGAAGCGAAAAACCTTCGAAACAAAAACTACCTATTACCAGAGTATCTCAGCGTGAACGTGAAAACTTAGAGCCAGTGATAGCTGAAAGAAGCTGTAGAAAAGATGGTCTGGCTGTTCTTGAAAAAACAGATTCAGAAGGGAATTCTGAACAGCAGAGCAAAGACCCAGAAAACAATTGTATGATAAAAAGCCATATTGAACCAACATCCTCTCAAGAAagtgaaatggaggaagaaacTGCTCCAGGAAAGACTGAAAGTAAATCTGAAAACAAGGTTATATTTCACCAAAAATCAGTTAGTAAAGATCTAGAACCGTTTAAAACAGAgctaatttctgaaaaaaatcttgaaagtcAAACTCTGGAACACATGGATGGGGCAGAAGTTGATGAGGATTTACTGAGCTCTAAAGTAACTGAGGCTAACGGTCAAAAGAAAGGTCAGGAACTGAAAGTGGAGACAGGTACCATAAACAAGTATCTTGATCAGACAAATCGAAATAGTGTTACTGacaaaaagaataataaagatgaagaaactgagacagacttaggaaaagaaaaatcagcatttcaaaTGAATGGAAAAGACAGTGATGTTAAAGTATTATCAAATGATGATTGCTTAGTTAAAGATACCTGTGAAACTAAGGCAGGGGGTGATATTGAACCAAAagttaataatattaataaatcCATTCCGGAACATGAAATAAAACCATTGAGTTTTAAGGAATCTCCAGTAAAACCATTCATGAATGGTGACATCATGACAGAGGACacaaaggacaaaaataatttggatCCTAAGTCACGTCTGCAGAGTTCACCTGAGTTTGAGTCTGGAGAGGGTCTTCAGCCCCCAGGTGAAGTTCCCAACTATgtacagaaaactgaagaaaaacagctttatcCTGAGAGATCGGCCTTTGTTGGCACTGCCTCCACGCCAGCGCATACGGTCTGTAAAGAAAATAACCTGAATAATGAAACAGAATCTATGGAAACTGAAGCAATTGAGGATAAGAAAAGTGCACCATCACCTGTAACCTCATGTGAGGAATCTAGCTTGAGTAGTGACTTTGCTGATCAGAACGGTGTACAGacatataaaatggaaaatattaatggagaaagtaaaacaaagacTGTTATTACAGAAGTGACTACCACAACATCAACAGTGTCTACAGAATCCAAAACTGTGTTTAAAGTTGCAGAGACTGTAGCTTCTAATGATGAGAAAACAACAGTAGTGTCATCTACAGAAAATTGTGCCATATCCACTGTAACTACCACCACTACTGTAACAAAGCTTAGCACTCCAGCTACAGACAGTAACGTTGATGTCATTTCTGTACAAGAGCACAGTAAAACAGTGGTTACGACAACAGTAACAGATTCACTGACCACCCCAGAAGGCACATTGGTGACTTCCATGACTGTCAGCAAAGAGTATTCTACAAAAGACAAAGTGAAGTTAATGAAATTTGCAAGACCCAAAAAAACTCGTTCTGGAACTGCCTTACCATCTTACAGAAAATTTGTTaccaaaagcagtaaaaaaagcatatttgtttTACCCAATGATGACTTAAAAAAGCTGGCCAGAAAAGGAGGGATCAGAGAAGTTCCCTATTTCAATTACAATGCAAAGCCTGCCTTGGATATCTGGCCATATCCATCCCCAAGGCCAACTTTTGGGATCACTTGGAG GTACCGACTTCAAACAGTAAAATCATTGGCTGGAGTGAGCCTTATGCTGCGATTATTGTGGGCATGTCTCAAATGGGATGATATGGCAGCAAAAGCTCCACCTGGGGGAGGAACTACACGTACAG AAACATCTGAAACTGAAATTACAACAACAGAAATAATCAAGCGAAGAGATGTTGGTCCATATGGAATCCGGTCAGAGTACTgtataagaaaaattatttgtccCATTGGTGTACCAGAGGCTCCGAAAG AAACTCCAACACCCCAGAGGAAGGGACTGCGATCAAGTGCACTAAGGCCAAAAAGGCCAGAAACACCCAAGCAAACGGGCCCTGTTATAATTGAAAGTTGGGTAGCAGAGGAGGAATTGGAACTATGGGAGATCAGGGCATTTGCTGAAAG GGTGGAGAAGGAAAAGGCACAGGCAGTTGAACAACAGGCTAAG AAACGgctggagcagcagaagcagatcCCTGCAGCAGGCGTGGCCCCTGCAGTCACAacagccagcagcactgcaaCTACTGTCTCAACACCACAGAAAGTTGTGGTAGGCCCTTTAGCAGGCCCAGTGCCCACTGGAACTAAAGTAGTGCTTACTACAAAAGTGGGTTCCCCAGCTACAGTAACATTCCAACAGAACAAGAATTTTCATCAGACTTTTGCTACTTGGGTTAAACAAGGCCAGTCTTCATCAG CCACTAGCACAGCTGCCACTTCAGCCACAACCATTGCCAGCACAGGGCAGACCTTCCAGATCTCAGGCAGTCCAGTAACGATGGCAGGGAAAGTGATAACTAAGCTGCCACTCCCTGCAAACAGCAAGATTGTTGCCGTCAATGTGCCATCAACTCAAGGAG gtGTTGTTCAAGTTCAGCAAAAGGTATTGGGTATCATTCCGTCAACTACCGGTGCAAGTCAAACATTTACTTCATTCCAGCCAAGGACAGCAACTGTAACCATTAGGCCAAATACCACAGGAACATTAGGAACAACAAGCACTTCACAA GTAGTGCAAGGAACACCACTCCGCCCTGGTATGACAGTAATACGGACACCACTTCAGCAGTCAACCCTTGGAAAGACCATCATTCGAACACCTGTAGTGGTGCAACAAG GTCAGACACAGCAAGTGGTGACTCAAATAATCAGGGGTCAGCCTGTCTCAACAGCAGTTTCTAGTACCAGCACAGCTTCTTCCAGCGCTGGACAGAAGACCGTCACGAGTCCTGGCACACCACCTCAGCAAATACAGCCACAAACCACATCGCAGCCCCCTCGCCCTCAGCAGGGACAAGTGAAACTCACTATGGCCCAACTCACGCAGCTAACACAAGGACAG ggtggCAGTCAAGGATTAACTGTGGTAATTCAGGGACAAGGTCAAACTACTGGTCAGTTACAATTAATCCCTCAGGGTGTGACTGTAATACCTGGTCCAGGACAACAGCTTATGCAAGCAGCTATGCCAAATGGTACAattcagagatttcttttcaCCCCACTACCAGCAGCTGCTACTACAGCTAGCACAACTACAACAACAGTTTCTACTTCGACCTCGG CTACAGGGGAACAGAAGCAAGGTCTACAGGCACAGCCAACATCAGCGCTGCCACTGACTCAGCCGCAGTCTCAGAGTCAGCCGCAAGCCCAGCCTCAAGGGCAGAATCAGAGCACTCAGCCGGTGCCGCTGGCCCAGTCGCAGGCACCTCAGCCAGCACTTCAGCCTGAAACTCAGACCCAGCCTGAATCTCAGACTCCGGCATCTGTTGACTCTCCAGTCACTCCTGAAGCACAATCGTCTAAATCTCCAGTTCAGTCGCCAGCACAGACCCAGGCTCAAGGGCAATCTCCAGTGCAAGTCCAGAGTCAGCCGCAGACTGCAATCCTTCCACAAGGCCAGTCCCAAGTCCAGCCTCAGCAACCAGCTCAGGTGCAGACTACAACCCAACAACAGATTCAGATGCAGCCCCATGCTCCCATACAAATTCAAGCTCAGCTGCAGCAATCACAACCTCAG GTGGTTATGAAACAGAATGCTGTCATAGAACACTTGAAACAGAAGAAGACACTGACTCCAGCTGAGAGGGAAGAAAATCAGAG AATGATTGTGTGCAACCAAGTGATGAAATATATTCTGGATAAGatagacaaagaagaaaaacaggcagcTAAGAAACGAAAGCGAGAAGAGAGCGTAGAACAGAAGCGTAGTAAACAGAATGCTACTAAgctctcagctctgcttttcaAGCATAAAGAACAGCTGAAAgctgaaatattgaaaaaaagagCACTTCTGGACAAAGATCTACAAATTGAAGTGCAG GAGGAGCTAAAGAAAGACTTGactaaaattaagaaagaaaaagaaaaagcccaggcagctgccgctgcagcagcagccgcagctgCTGCAGCCGCAGCTGCAGCCGctgcaccaccaccaccgccaccaccactgccaccaccaccaccacagcagcATGCAGCCAGcgtcacctcctcctcctccaccacagTCCCAATGCCAGTATCCTCCCAGAAGAGAAAGCGAGATGAAGAGAAAGATTCGTCAGCTTCCAagtccaagaaaaagaaaatgatttcTACTACctcaaaggaaacaaagaagGACACAAAGCTTTACTGCATCTGTAAAACGCCTTACGACGAGTCTAA GTTCTATATTGGCTGTGATCTTTGTACTAACTGGTATCATGGAGAATGTGTTGGCATCACAGAAAAGGAGGCTAAGAAAATGGATGTGTACATCTGTAATGATTGTAAACGGGCACAAGAGGGCAGCAGTGAGGAATTGTACTGTATCTGCAGAACACCTTATGATGAGTCACA ATTTTACATTGGCTGCGACCGATGTCAGAACTGGTATCATGGGCGCTGTGTTGGCATTTTACAAAGTGAGGCAGATCTCATTGATGAATATGTGTGTCCACAATGTCAGTCCACAGAGGATGCCATGACTGTACTCAGTCCACTCACTGATAAAGATTATGAAGGTTTAAGAAGAGTACTACGTTCTTTACAG GCTCACAAGATGGCATGGCCATTCCTAGAACCAGTAGACCCCAATGATGCACCAGATTATTATGGTGTTATTAAAGAACCAATGG ACCTTGCCACCATGGAAGAAAGAATACTGAAACGTTACTACAAAAAGGTCACGGAGTTTGTGGCGGATATGACCAAAATTTTTGATAACTGTCGTTATTACAATCCAAGTGACTCCCCTTTTTACCAATGTGCAGAAGTTCTTGAATCATTCTTTGTACAGAAACTAAAAGGATTTAAGGCAAGCAG GTCCCATAACAACAAACTGCAGTCTACAGCTTCTTAG